The Nocardioides panzhihuensis genome has a segment encoding these proteins:
- a CDS encoding acyl-CoA dehydrogenase family protein: MSTLEFTEREETFRLEARDWLAANNPGRLPSMDTAEGAAAHREWERTLASGRWSVVAWPEAYGGRDASLTEWVIFEEEYYLAGAPTRISQNGISLLAPIIFGHGTEAQKERYLRDMTDGTLVWAQAWSEPEAGSDLASLRATATRVDGGWRLNGQKTWSSRAPFADRGFGLFRSDPAAERHRGLTYFLFDLSADGVAVRPIDQLDGTPGFAEIFFDDVFVSDDDVLGGVGDGWKVAMSTAGNERGLSLRSPGRFCAAAERLVELYREEGLDKLDHRGSKVVDAWIGAEAYRLYTWGTVTHVEAGGSVGAEGSINKLWWSDLDLSLHETALDLLGADAELEGPWLDDYLFSLSGPIYAGTNQIQRNIVAERVLELPRGSQKGGAQ, from the coding sequence ATGAGCACACTGGAGTTCACCGAGCGCGAGGAGACGTTCCGCCTCGAGGCTCGCGACTGGCTCGCCGCCAACAACCCCGGCCGGCTGCCCTCGATGGACACCGCCGAAGGCGCCGCAGCCCACCGCGAGTGGGAGCGCACCCTGGCGTCCGGTCGCTGGTCGGTGGTCGCCTGGCCCGAGGCGTACGGAGGGCGTGACGCGTCGCTGACCGAGTGGGTCATCTTCGAGGAGGAGTACTACCTCGCCGGCGCCCCCACCCGGATCAGCCAGAACGGCATCTCTCTGCTCGCACCGATCATCTTCGGGCACGGGACGGAGGCGCAGAAGGAGCGCTACCTGCGCGACATGACCGACGGCACCCTGGTCTGGGCACAGGCATGGTCCGAGCCCGAGGCGGGCTCCGACCTGGCCTCGCTCCGCGCGACCGCCACGCGGGTCGATGGCGGCTGGAGGCTCAACGGGCAGAAGACCTGGAGCAGCCGGGCGCCGTTCGCCGACCGCGGCTTCGGCCTCTTCCGCTCGGATCCGGCGGCCGAGAGGCACCGGGGCCTGACGTACTTCCTCTTCGATCTCTCCGCCGACGGCGTCGCCGTCCGCCCGATCGACCAGCTCGACGGCACCCCCGGGTTCGCCGAGATCTTCTTCGACGACGTCTTCGTGTCCGACGACGACGTGCTCGGCGGCGTCGGTGACGGCTGGAAGGTCGCCATGTCGACCGCCGGCAACGAGCGAGGTCTGTCGCTGAGATCCCCCGGGCGGTTCTGCGCGGCGGCGGAGCGGCTGGTCGAGCTGTATCGCGAGGAGGGTCTCGACAAACTCGACCACCGGGGGTCGAAGGTCGTCGACGCCTGGATCGGCGCGGAGGCGTACCGCCTCTACACCTGGGGCACCGTCACCCATGTCGAGGCCGGCGGCTCGGTCGGCGCCGAGGGCTCGATCAACAAGCTCTGGTGGTCCGACCTCGACCTCTCGCTGCACGAGACCGCGCTCGATCTGCTCGGCGCCGACGCCGAGCTCGAAGGCCCCTGGCTCGACGACTACCTCTTCTCGCTGTCCGGCCCGATCTACGCCGGCACCAACCAGATCCAGCGCAACATCGTCGCCGAGCGAGTGCTCGAACTGCCGAGGGGTAGCCAGAAAGGTGGGGCACAGTGA
- a CDS encoding enoyl-CoA hydratase, which produces MSATPTETSVVTYETHGPVAVVRLNRPEYRNAQNSKVTYALDEAFTRATNDDEIKVIVLGGNGKHFCAGHDIGTPGRDIDESFERKAVMWWDHVGKEGVDSRFARESEVYLGMCRRWRELPKPTIAMVQGACIAGGLMLAWSCDFIVASDDAFFSDPVVKMGIPGVEYFAHPWVTNPRAAKEMLFTGGRFSAEQAERWGMVNHVVRRDDLETETLALAGRIAEMPRLGLALAKKAVNQAEDLMGMRAGMDSVFGLHHAAHAHNAEVGQDSLAGMNARSMKS; this is translated from the coding sequence ATGAGCGCCACTCCCACCGAGACCAGTGTCGTGACGTACGAGACCCACGGACCCGTGGCGGTGGTCCGGCTGAACCGCCCCGAATACCGCAACGCCCAGAACTCGAAGGTGACCTACGCGCTCGACGAGGCGTTCACCCGAGCGACCAACGACGACGAGATCAAGGTGATCGTCCTCGGCGGCAACGGCAAGCACTTCTGCGCCGGGCACGACATCGGCACCCCGGGCCGCGACATCGACGAGAGCTTCGAGCGCAAGGCCGTGATGTGGTGGGACCACGTCGGCAAGGAGGGCGTCGACTCCCGCTTCGCGCGCGAGTCCGAGGTGTATCTGGGCATGTGCCGCCGTTGGCGCGAGCTGCCGAAGCCGACGATCGCGATGGTGCAGGGCGCGTGCATCGCCGGCGGGCTGATGCTGGCCTGGTCCTGCGACTTCATCGTCGCCTCCGACGACGCCTTCTTCTCCGACCCGGTGGTCAAGATGGGCATCCCCGGGGTGGAGTACTTCGCCCACCCGTGGGTCACCAACCCCCGCGCCGCCAAGGAGATGCTCTTCACCGGCGGCCGGTTCTCCGCCGAGCAGGCCGAGCGCTGGGGCATGGTCAACCATGTCGTACGCCGCGACGACCTCGAGACCGAGACGCTTGCCCTCGCGGGCCGGATCGCCGAGATGCCGCGCCTGGGGCTCGCCCTGGCCAAGAAGGCGGTCAACCAGGCCGAGGATCTGATGGGGATGCGCGCCGGGATGGACTCGGTCTTCGGCCTCCACCACGCCGCCCACGCCCACAACGCCGAGGTCGGTCAGGATTCGCTCGCGGGGATGAACGCGAGGTCGATGAAGTCGTGA
- a CDS encoding acyl-CoA dehydrogenase family protein: protein MRFGRTPEQHAFSEALDDLLTAADVVSASRAWSAGDHSPGLKLWQRLAELGVTGLLVPEDQDGLGASPVDLAVAFERLGYHGVPGPWIESVAVAPALLAGTSDSDILQRLASGEALVSVAHASRALDADVAERTYALNDRVGLTAPDSAGPPPSGSGGSTSASPALVEPGERQRAGVETNTAPSAILRHAVVGAQRRSVDPTRRLFDVTPGEEVAGGDAGPALDLGTLACSAMLHGAGLRLLDDSVAYVKQRTQFGRPIGEFQAVKHLLADVRVALDFAAPLVHNAAVELETEAPTAARSVSAAKVAAGDAAYLASRTALQVHGAIGYTREFDLSLWILKVRALVGAWGTPTEHRARILESLVEAR, encoded by the coding sequence GTGAGATTCGGACGTACGCCGGAGCAGCATGCCTTCTCCGAAGCGCTCGACGACCTGCTGACCGCCGCCGATGTGGTTTCGGCGTCCCGCGCCTGGTCCGCCGGCGACCACTCGCCCGGGTTGAAGCTGTGGCAGCGGCTCGCCGAGCTCGGCGTCACGGGTCTGCTGGTGCCGGAGGATCAGGACGGCCTCGGCGCCTCCCCTGTCGACCTGGCCGTGGCCTTCGAGCGACTCGGCTACCACGGCGTCCCGGGCCCCTGGATCGAGTCCGTCGCCGTCGCACCGGCACTGCTGGCCGGCACGTCCGACTCGGACATCCTCCAGCGGCTGGCCTCCGGCGAGGCCCTGGTGTCGGTCGCGCACGCCTCCAGGGCCCTCGACGCCGACGTCGCCGAGCGGACCTACGCGCTGAACGACCGTGTTGGTCTCACTGCGCCTGATTCAGCGGGGCCTCCGCCTAGCGGCTCCGGCGGCTCGACCAGCGCATCGCCCGCGCTGGTTGAGCCCGGCGAGCGCCAGCGAGCCGGTGTCGAAACCAACACAGCCCCTTCCGCGATCCTCCGCCACGCGGTTGTCGGCGCCCAGCGGAGGTCGGTCGACCCGACCCGACGGCTCTTCGACGTGACACCAGGTGAAGAGGTCGCGGGAGGCGACGCCGGTCCCGCCCTCGATCTCGGCACCCTCGCCTGCTCGGCGATGCTCCACGGCGCGGGGCTCCGCCTGCTCGACGACTCGGTCGCCTACGTGAAGCAGCGGACGCAGTTCGGGCGTCCGATCGGTGAGTTCCAGGCGGTCAAGCACCTGCTCGCCGACGTACGTGTCGCCCTGGACTTCGCGGCTCCGTTGGTGCACAACGCGGCCGTCGAGCTCGAGACGGAGGCGCCGACGGCGGCCCGCTCGGTCTCGGCCGCCAAGGTGGCGGCCGGCGACGCTGCGTATCTCGCCTCTCGTACCGCCCTCCAGGTCCACGGGGCGATCGGCTACACCCGCGAGTTCGACCTGAGCCTGTGGATCCTCAAGGT